A stretch of Tenrec ecaudatus isolate mTenEca1 chromosome 2, mTenEca1.hap1, whole genome shotgun sequence DNA encodes these proteins:
- the CTXN3 gene encoding cortexin-3 yields MDGAQPGPSPLVPLGNAPSDFSMSLEQKTTFVFVILLFIFLGILIVRCFRILLDPYRSMPTSTWADGLEGLEKGQFDHALA; encoded by the coding sequence ATGGATGGAGCACAGCCCGGCCCTTCGCCCCTGGTGCCCCTTGGGAACGCGCCATCTGATTTTAGTATGTCTCTGGAGCAGAAAACCacatttgtttttgtcattttgttgtttattttcttgGGCATCCTCATCGTCAGGTGCTTCCGGATACTCCTGGACCCATATCGGAGCATGCCCACCTCAACCTGGGCTGATGGGCTGGAAGGTCTGGAGAAAGGGCAGTTTGACCACGCCCTTGCTTAG